One region of Chloroflexota bacterium genomic DNA includes:
- the ruvB gene encoding Holliday junction branch migration DNA helicase RuvB gives MNERIVSGAPHEFDHSLDSSLRPRRIADYIGQNAVKNLLVISVKAAQQRGEPLDHVLLYGPPGLGKTTLANIMAFEMGAQIKTTSGPAIERPGDMVATLTQMQEGDILFIDEIHRLSRVVEEVLYPAMEDYFVSWVIDKGLKARSMNLSIKPFTLIGATTRYGMLSPPLRDRFGNIHRLDFYDEDAMATIVGRSARILEIDAEEQGVVEIASRARGTPRIANRLLRRVRDYAQVIGDGVITADIARAALSQLEVDGRGLDGTDTRMLRSIIEKFDGGPVGLDTIAASISEDSDTIEDVYEPYLLQLGFLDKTPRGRIATRLAYDHLGFNYGKDEPNSAQASLF, from the coding sequence ATGAACGAACGCATCGTTTCCGGCGCGCCGCATGAGTTCGACCACTCGTTGGACAGCAGCCTGCGCCCGCGCCGTATCGCTGACTACATCGGCCAGAACGCCGTGAAAAACCTGCTCGTCATCAGCGTCAAGGCGGCGCAGCAGCGCGGCGAACCTCTCGACCACGTGCTGCTGTACGGTCCGCCCGGTCTTGGCAAGACTACTCTTGCCAACATCATGGCGTTCGAGATGGGCGCGCAGATAAAGACCACATCGGGCCCGGCGATAGAACGTCCCGGCGATATGGTCGCCACGCTTACGCAGATGCAAGAGGGCGACATCCTGTTCATCGACGAAATCCACCGCCTCAGCCGCGTCGTGGAAGAGGTGCTGTATCCGGCGATGGAAGACTACTTCGTGTCGTGGGTCATCGACAAGGGGCTGAAGGCGCGTAGCATGAACCTGTCCATCAAGCCGTTCACGCTCATCGGCGCGACCACGCGATACGGTATGCTCAGCCCGCCGCTGCGAGATAGGTTCGGCAACATCCATCGCCTCGACTTCTACGACGAAGACGCGATGGCGACCATCGTTGGGCGTTCGGCGCGCATACTGGAAATTGATGCGGAAGAGCAGGGCGTAGTCGAGATTGCCAGCCGTGCGAGGGGAACGCCGCGCATCGCCAACCGGCTGCTGCGCCGCGTCCGCGACTACGCGCAAGTGATAGGCGACGGCGTCATTACGGCGGACATCGCGCGAGCGGCGCTGTCGCAGCTTGAAGTGGACGGTCGTGGGCTAGATGGCACGGACACTAGGATGCTGCGTTCGATAATCGAAAAGTTCGACGGCGGTCCCGTAGGCTTGGACACGATAGCCGCATCCATCAGCGAAGACTCCGACACCATCGAGGATGTGTACGAGCCGTATCTCCTGCAGCTAGGCTTTCTGGACAAGACACCGCGC
- a CDS encoding citrate synthase (forms citrate from oxaloacetate and acetyl-CoA; functions in TCA cycle, glyoxylate cycle and respiration): MTTPDYSPGLEGVIATETSVSYLDVDIEQILVRGYDLIELAQNLCYTDVAYLVIYGELPTPEQARAFCDRLVAESEVPDEIYRLFDLMPKSTVAMDALRTGLSFLAGYEDPALLHDNSHEANLEKGIKLLAQTPTLVVNSYRALNDLPIVRPNPDLPYMENFLYMLRGEKPDAESLDAFDRIHMCYIEHEMPNSTFAARVIASTLSDMYGAMVGAVASLKGPLHGGANEAAIEFLMDINGTGGPGHAEDYTMGKLERRERIMGFGHRVYMRKYDPRARFLMDYIPKLANRIPEGEELASIYSTVESVMYREKGLYPNTDYPIGLLYYLLGIPIPLYTPIFLASRTAGNVAHVLEQHDDNRLFRPRVIYGGGRGLTPPDKPISPM, from the coding sequence ATGACAACACCGGATTACAGCCCCGGACTTGAGGGCGTGATTGCTACGGAGACTTCGGTTTCATACCTAGACGTGGACATCGAGCAGATTCTGGTTCGCGGCTATGACCTTATAGAGCTGGCTCAGAATCTATGCTATACGGATGTGGCGTATCTGGTGATTTACGGCGAACTGCCGACGCCGGAGCAGGCGCGCGCGTTCTGCGACAGGCTGGTTGCCGAGTCGGAAGTGCCGGACGAGATATACCGCCTGTTCGATCTGATGCCAAAGTCCACGGTGGCGATGGATGCGCTGCGAACGGGACTGTCGTTCTTGGCAGGCTACGAAGACCCAGCCCTGCTGCACGATAACTCGCATGAGGCAAACCTTGAGAAGGGCATCAAACTGCTTGCGCAGACGCCGACCCTGGTGGTCAATTCGTACCGAGCTCTGAACGACCTGCCCATCGTGCGCCCCAATCCCGATCTTCCTTACATGGAGAACTTCCTGTACATGCTACGTGGAGAGAAGCCGGATGCGGAGTCGTTGGACGCATTCGACCGCATTCACATGTGCTACATCGAGCACGAGATGCCGAATTCGACATTCGCGGCGCGGGTCATCGCTTCCACGCTGTCGGACATGTACGGCGCGATGGTCGGCGCGGTGGCATCGCTTAAGGGACCGCTGCACGGCGGGGCGAACGAAGCGGCGATCGAGTTCCTGATGGACATCAACGGCACAGGCGGTCCCGGGCACGCCGAGGACTACACGATGGGCAAGCTAGAGCGCCGCGAGCGCATTATGGGCTTTGGGCATCGCGTCTATATGCGCAAGTACGACCCGCGCGCGCGCTTCCTGATGGACTACATCCCGAAGCTTGCCAACCGCATACCGGAAGGCGAAGAGCTAGCGTCAATCTACTCGACGGTCGAGAGCGTGATGTACCGCGAAAAGGGCTTGTACCCAAATACGGACTATCCCATCGGATTGCTGTACTACCTGCTTGGCATACCGATTCCGCTGTACACGCCGATATTCTTGGCGTCTCGCACGGCAGGCAATGTGGCGCACGTGCTAGAGCAGCACGACGACAATCGGCTGTTCCGCCCGCGCGTGATTTACGGCGGCGGGCGCGGACTCACCCCGCCGGACAAGCCTATTTCGCCGATGTAG
- a CDS encoding methyltransferase domain-containing protein codes for MEVAMVDFASLGQETIGIWNRNADFWDERMGEGNEFHKFLIEPTQLKLLSLQAGERVLDIGCGNGQFVRKMASLGADVLGVDAAPGMIEHARRRTSTDTDYAGSVQFDVVDATDEAAMVALGAGEFDSVVCTMALMDISSITPIASAARLLLKPSGRMVFSVMHPCFNSTQGFRQTLEREENDGELTERVSVQVTRYIEPHTHKGLAMVGQPLPQNYFHRPISALLGVFFAVGFVVDAIKEPVFPEDLPDDDKLGWLMYKDIPPVLSVRLVNLHR; via the coding sequence ATGGAGGTTGCGATGGTTGATTTTGCGTCGCTGGGACAAGAGACGATTGGGATTTGGAACAGGAATGCCGACTTCTGGGATGAGCGGATGGGGGAAGGGAATGAGTTTCACAAATTTCTAATCGAGCCCACGCAATTGAAACTGCTCTCGCTGCAAGCAGGTGAGCGCGTGCTGGACATTGGATGCGGCAATGGGCAGTTCGTGCGGAAAATGGCGTCGCTTGGCGCGGATGTGCTCGGCGTGGACGCTGCGCCCGGTATGATCGAACACGCGCGGCGGCGCACTTCGACAGATACCGATTACGCCGGCAGCGTGCAGTTCGATGTCGTGGATGCGACGGACGAAGCCGCGATGGTGGCGCTCGGCGCGGGCGAGTTCGACTCCGTAGTCTGCACAATGGCGCTGATGGACATATCAAGCATCACACCAATCGCGAGCGCGGCACGGCTGCTGCTGAAACCGTCCGGACGGATGGTGTTCTCCGTGATGCACCCGTGCTTCAACTCGACACAAGGCTTTCGGCAGACTTTGGAGCGCGAAGAGAACGATGGCGAACTCACGGAGCGCGTGTCGGTGCAGGTTACACGCTACATCGAGCCGCACACACATAAGGGATTGGCTATGGTCGGGCAGCCGCTGCCGCAGAACTACTTCCACCGTCCGATAAGCGCGCTGCTCGGCGTATTCTTCGCGGTGGGATTCGTGGTGGACGCGATCAAAGAGCCGGTATTTCCGGAGGATTTACCGGACGACGACAAGCTAGGCTGGCTGATGTACAAAGACATCCCGCCCGTGCTTTCGGTGCGGCTGGTTAACTTACATCGCTAG
- the prpB gene encoding methylisocitrate lyase, which yields MRKILDAGETVVAPGVFNPLTAMIARKVGFDALYFSGAAFSASLGIPDIGLLTLAELTDSVRWMTRASGLPFIVDADTGFGEAINVIRTVRELELAGAAAVQIEDQVLPKRCGHLDGKTVVSTDAFVEKIAAAAQARENMLIIARTDVRAIEGMEAAIERGRLCKEAGADIIFPEAMQSPDEFRMYADAVGGSLLANMTEFGKSPYLTANEFAALGYNIVIFPVSTLRAAAKTTEALLTDLKRHGTLVDWLPQMQTRAELYDLIEYDAYAEADSAIALTGDREYMSGRG from the coding sequence CTGCGCAAGATCCTGGACGCCGGCGAAACGGTGGTCGCGCCCGGCGTGTTCAACCCGCTGACTGCGATGATAGCTCGCAAGGTAGGGTTCGATGCGCTGTACTTCTCCGGCGCGGCGTTCTCGGCGAGCCTGGGGATACCGGACATCGGGCTGTTAACGCTCGCGGAGTTGACCGACTCGGTGCGGTGGATGACGCGCGCGTCCGGGCTGCCGTTTATCGTGGACGCGGACACGGGCTTTGGCGAGGCGATAAACGTCATTCGCACAGTCAGGGAACTCGAACTGGCAGGCGCGGCGGCGGTGCAGATAGAAGACCAAGTGCTGCCCAAGCGATGCGGACATCTGGACGGCAAGACGGTCGTTTCCACTGACGCATTCGTGGAGAAGATAGCGGCGGCGGCGCAAGCGCGCGAGAATATGCTTATCATCGCGCGCACCGATGTACGGGCAATCGAAGGCATGGAAGCGGCTATAGAACGCGGACGGCTGTGCAAGGAAGCGGGAGCCGACATCATCTTCCCGGAGGCGATGCAGTCGCCCGACGAATTCCGCATGTACGCGGACGCCGTGGGCGGCAGCCTGCTGGCGAACATGACCGAGTTCGGCAAGTCGCCGTATCTTACGGCGAACGAGTTCGCGGCGCTGGGCTACAACATCGTGATATTCCCGGTCAGCACACTGCGCGCGGCGGCAAAGACGACCGAAGCCTTGCTGACAGACCTAAAGCGGCACGGCACGCTAGTCGATTGGCTTCCGCAGATGCAGACGCGCGCCGAACTATACGACCTAATCGAATACGACGCCTACGCCGAAGCTGATAGCGCCATAGCCCTAACCGGCGATAGGGAGTATATGAGTGGACGCGGTTAA
- a CDS encoding DUF2283 domain-containing protein, whose translation MKISYFIDTDTLSIWSGMPASEAGNVTQNLIADYDAEGEIVGFTLDHAAELLLNIPFQTGMDYGYETISSSDPDAYNHYVKDGALTLVNLNAVKFSNQVSENLTAHYGDDGDAVGFTLLHAAELLLPYLKGEVTTQDMRTSAGAAADND comes from the coding sequence CTGAAGATCTCATATTTCATCGATACTGACACTCTGTCCATTTGGAGCGGCATGCCTGCAAGTGAGGCGGGTAATGTTACTCAAAACCTGATTGCCGACTATGACGCGGAAGGTGAAATTGTAGGATTCACTTTGGACCACGCGGCCGAATTGCTCTTGAACATTCCATTCCAAACTGGAATGGACTATGGTTACGAGACTATCTCATCTTCTGATCCAGACGCGTACAATCATTACGTTAAGGACGGGGCTCTGACTCTGGTCAATCTCAACGCCGTGAAATTCTCAAATCAAGTCTCCGAAAATCTAACGGCGCACTATGGCGACGATGGCGATGCGGTGGGCTTTACTCTGCTGCACGCCGCCGAATTGCTGTTGCCTTACCTGAAGGGTGAAGTTACAACACAGGACATGCGAACCTCCGCAGGTGCAGCGGCAGATAACGACTGA
- a CDS encoding LppX_LprAFG lipoprotein, whose amino-acid sequence MRTTKITIITITILLTALLPLSAACGTAEETLPTPIPTSTPTATSTLMPTLTPVPTATPAPPPTAPPMPPPTRTPVAVGASTTGAQGSEASSSTGSSISRDSDPAALIAASIEAMQHTQSFHAEVDAVFKVVQTEASFRMDEETFGTEFPIRYIGDFQMPDRSDGKLQIALGLALLELDIITIGETAYITNPETGAWEQFPLFLTGLPDPYDLVLAPSDTSRYTNLQYVGEKTTDGVQTHHIRADLRANVLGSAFDKLFVEVWIGTDDNLLRQLSMAGETSVDEQDTAGIASNTLGAADIGGDAEFLVTITYTDYNTDIVITPPTG is encoded by the coding sequence ATGCGAACAACCAAAATTACAATCATCACTATCACCATTCTGCTGACGGCATTGCTGCCGCTCAGTGCCGCATGCGGCACGGCAGAGGAAACACTGCCCACGCCCATACCAACCTCCACGCCAACAGCCACATCAACGCTGATGCCAACACTCACGCCCGTCCCAACGGCAACACCAGCACCGCCACCAACCGCACCGCCGATGCCACCGCCAACGCGTACACCGGTCGCCGTCGGCGCAAGCACAACCGGCGCGCAAGGAAGCGAAGCATCATCAAGCACAGGTTCTTCAATCAGTAGGGACAGCGATCCCGCCGCGCTGATTGCAGCCTCAATCGAGGCGATGCAGCATACGCAATCGTTTCACGCCGAAGTGGACGCTGTGTTCAAGGTCGTGCAGACGGAGGCGAGTTTCCGCATGGACGAGGAGACATTCGGCACGGAGTTCCCCATCCGATACATAGGCGATTTCCAAATGCCCGACCGCTCGGACGGCAAGCTGCAAATCGCCTTGGGCTTAGCGCTGCTGGAATTGGACATCATCACGATTGGCGAGACCGCATACATCACCAATCCCGAAACAGGCGCGTGGGAGCAATTCCCGCTATTTCTAACAGGCTTGCCGGACCCATACGATCTAGTGCTGGCGCCGTCGGACACATCGCGCTACACGAATTTGCAGTATGTCGGCGAGAAGACGACCGACGGCGTGCAGACGCATCACATCAGGGCAGACCTGCGCGCCAATGTGCTGGGCAGCGCCTTTGACAAACTGTTCGTGGAAGTGTGGATAGGCACGGACGACAACCTGCTGCGCCAACTCAGCATGGCTGGCGAGACATCCGTAGATGAGCAAGACACCGCAGGCATTGCAAGCAATACACTCGGCGCAGCCGACATTGGCGGCGACGCCGAGTTTCTAGTGACCATTACCTACACAGACTACAACACCGACATCGTCATCACGCCGCCAACAGGCTAA
- a CDS encoding acyl-CoA dehydrogenase, with product MSGYLLSEEEALLKSTVKDFVDNEIAPRAAAYDESGEFPYDNFKGLAELGLLGLTLDEEYGGSGGTFRQLAIAVEEVARACAATSTSYIAHLSLCAQFINMWGTDGHKRQFLPKLASGEHIGAFALTEPGSGSDAGAMRTTATRDNGGYLLNGSKTFITNAPEAAVFAVLATHDRSLRTRGIDALIVEGDSAGLSVNPLKGKMGMRASSIAEVVFEDCPVPSENRMGDEGEGFRETMHVLNSSRISIAAQCVGIAQAAYEAAVAHVKRREAFGQKLAELQAIQWMIADMATQIDAARLLVMRVATLRDEGMPIVKEASMAKLYASRVAVESADKSVQMHGGAGYLAPTDAERYYRDAKVTEIYEGTSEIQRLVIARSILRDGLV from the coding sequence ATGTCGGGTTATTTGTTAAGCGAGGAAGAAGCGCTGCTGAAGTCAACGGTGAAAGACTTCGTGGACAACGAAATCGCGCCGCGAGCCGCCGCATACGACGAGAGCGGCGAGTTTCCTTATGACAACTTCAAGGGGCTTGCCGAATTGGGTCTGCTAGGGCTGACCTTGGACGAAGAGTACGGTGGCAGCGGCGGCACATTCCGGCAGCTTGCCATCGCGGTCGAAGAGGTTGCACGGGCGTGCGCCGCGACAAGCACATCGTACATCGCGCATCTATCGCTGTGCGCGCAGTTCATCAATATGTGGGGCACGGACGGGCATAAGCGGCAATTCTTGCCCAAGCTGGCAAGCGGCGAGCATATCGGCGCGTTCGCGTTGACCGAGCCGGGCTCGGGCAGCGACGCCGGGGCGATGCGCACGACCGCGACGCGCGACAACGGCGGCTACCTGCTCAATGGCAGCAAGACATTCATCACCAACGCGCCGGAAGCGGCAGTGTTCGCGGTGCTGGCGACGCACGACCGATCGCTGCGAACACGCGGCATAGACGCGCTCATCGTCGAGGGCGACAGCGCGGGGCTAAGTGTCAACCCGCTAAAGGGCAAGATGGGCATGCGCGCGTCATCCATCGCCGAGGTGGTGTTCGAGGACTGCCCGGTGCCGTCGGAGAATCGCATGGGCGACGAGGGCGAAGGATTCCGCGAGACGATGCATGTGCTGAACTCCAGCCGCATATCCATCGCGGCGCAGTGCGTCGGCATCGCGCAGGCGGCATACGAGGCGGCGGTCGCGCATGTGAAGCGGCGCGAGGCGTTCGGGCAGAAGCTGGCGGAATTGCAAGCAATCCAGTGGATGATAGCGGACATGGCGACGCAGATAGACGCGGCGCGGCTGTTGGTGATGCGCGTAGCCACGCTGCGAGACGAGGGCATGCCGATAGTCAAGGAAGCGTCGATGGCGAAGCTATACGCCTCACGAGTGGCGGTGGAATCGGCTGACAAGTCGGTGCAGATGCACGGCGGCGCAGGCTACCTCGCGCCAACGGACGCCGAGCGCTACTACCGCGACGCCAAGGTTACGGAGATATACGAAGGCACATCAGAGATACAGCGGTTGGTGATTGCGCGGAGCATCTTGCGGGACGGATTGGTGTGA
- a CDS encoding class I SAM-dependent methyltransferase codes for MVNWDEGDSAVYRALAEVAVPRRDEQLATLLCLLPFGRYDAFRIVDLGCGEGVLEYAALTAFPKATALALDGSESMREHASKLLLPFGGRVDVRYFALESDDWQGELDGADCVVSSLVVHHLTDDGKRQLFREAYGRMNDGGALMLIDCVQPERVEGVRLFSDAYDRISARQSVERTGDTALFDRFVEEKWNIFRHPEPSEMLSPLSAQLAWLADAGFEGVDCFWLNAGYAVFGGYKGGGTKTGGLSLVDARSAVEAALTENRSI; via the coding sequence ATGGTGAATTGGGATGAGGGCGATTCGGCGGTTTATCGCGCGCTGGCAGAAGTCGCGGTGCCGAGGCGGGATGAGCAGCTCGCGACTTTGCTGTGCCTGCTGCCGTTTGGCAGGTATGACGCCTTTCGCATTGTGGATTTGGGGTGCGGCGAGGGTGTGTTGGAATATGCGGCGCTGACGGCGTTTCCGAAGGCGACGGCACTGGCGCTGGACGGATCGGAGTCGATGCGCGAACATGCCTCGAAACTGCTGCTGCCATTCGGGGGGCGTGTCGATGTGCGTTACTTTGCGCTGGAGTCGGATGACTGGCAGGGAGAACTGGACGGCGCGGACTGCGTAGTGTCGTCGCTCGTGGTGCATCATCTGACCGACGATGGCAAGCGGCAGCTGTTTCGTGAGGCGTATGGACGAATGAACGATGGCGGCGCACTGATGCTGATAGACTGTGTGCAGCCGGAGCGCGTCGAGGGCGTCAGACTGTTCTCGGACGCTTACGACAGAATATCGGCGCGGCAGTCGGTCGAGCGCACGGGCGATACGGCGCTGTTCGACAGGTTCGTGGAAGAGAAGTGGAATATCTTCAGGCATCCGGAACCAAGCGAGATGCTTTCGCCGCTGTCCGCTCAGCTCGCGTGGCTTGCGGATGCGGGGTTCGAGGGTGTGGACTGCTTCTGGCTGAACGCGGGGTATGCGGTGTTCGGCGGATACAAGGGCGGCGGCACGAAAACCGGCGGGCTGTCGCTTGTGGACGCGCGGTCGGCAGTTGAGGCGGCGTTGACGGAAAATAGAAGCATTTAA
- the rpsG gene encoding 30S ribosomal protein S7, protein MARRRRAEVRTPPPDIKHGSVELSQFINRVMWSGKKTTAQRIVYNALDLVEQEANRPGLEVFEQALRNTMPMLEVKSRRVGGATYQVPTEVRPSRRMALAMRWIITAARARGSRPMHESLAGQLLEAARNQGPAVRRREEAHRMAEANRAFAHYRW, encoded by the coding sequence ATGGCGCGTCGCAGAAGGGCAGAAGTACGCACACCACCACCTGACATCAAGCATGGCAGCGTGGAGTTAAGCCAGTTCATCAACCGGGTTATGTGGAGCGGTAAGAAGACTACCGCGCAGCGCATTGTGTACAACGCGCTGGACCTGGTGGAACAGGAAGCCAACCGCCCCGGTCTGGAAGTATTCGAGCAGGCGCTTCGCAATACAATGCCGATGCTGGAAGTAAAGTCGCGCCGAGTTGGTGGCGCGACCTACCAAGTCCCGACAGAAGTTCGACCTTCACGGCGCATGGCACTTGCCATGCGCTGGATTATTACGGCGGCACGCGCACGCGGCAGCAGGCCGATGCACGAAAGCCTAGCCGGCCAGCTGCTCGAAGCGGCGCGCAATCAGGGCCCCGCAGTGCGGCGCAGGGAAGAAGCGCACAGAATGGCGGAGGCGAATCGCGCCTTTGCCCACTACAGATGGTAA
- a CDS encoding MmgE/PrpD family protein, translating to MSDKFSRMFAEYSAGLQYEDVPAESAHEAKRRILDSIGVSMAAFSEDAPKAARMFAYDFEQPNGATVWGAPSRVTPEAATFANGLMTRYLDFNDTYLSLEPLHPSDMIPGFMALCEWAGKPPRDILTAIAAGYEVSVNLCDAASVRAHQWDHVVYTGIGAACGAGSIMGQSADTIEHTISIASVPHASMRQTRAGELSMWKGAAAANSVRNAVFASLVAQRGLTGPYQPFDGEMGFFAQLLGGKPFDDAALTSLTDGAAPTRIQDTYIKKWPVEYHAQSAVDAAVELRDELGGDINLIDSIHLDTFKVSYEIIAKDPEKWAPKTRETADHSLMYIVAAALLDGTVTKHSFSQQMLDSADVKSLLGKTTLEEDDALTEGYPEGIPNRITIKTKDGGMLAREVSFPRGHAMNKMTDDEVERKFMLNVEDVWTEEQARRVIDLVWHIDEQRDLSALMEAMRI from the coding sequence ATGTCAGATAAGTTCAGTCGCATGTTCGCCGAGTATTCGGCAGGGCTGCAGTATGAGGATGTGCCGGCGGAGTCGGCGCACGAGGCGAAGCGCCGAATTCTGGACAGCATCGGCGTGAGCATGGCAGCTTTCTCCGAGGACGCGCCTAAAGCGGCGCGGATGTTCGCGTATGATTTCGAACAGCCGAACGGCGCGACCGTCTGGGGCGCGCCATCGCGCGTTACCCCGGAAGCGGCAACATTCGCCAACGGGCTTATGACGCGGTATCTGGACTTCAATGACACCTATCTGTCGCTTGAGCCGCTGCATCCGAGCGATATGATTCCCGGCTTTATGGCGCTGTGCGAGTGGGCTGGCAAGCCACCGCGCGACATCCTGACTGCCATCGCAGCCGGCTACGAAGTATCGGTCAACTTGTGTGACGCGGCGAGCGTGCGCGCGCACCAGTGGGACCATGTGGTGTACACCGGCATCGGCGCGGCGTGCGGCGCGGGCAGCATTATGGGGCAGTCCGCGGACACCATCGAGCACACGATTTCCATCGCCAGCGTGCCACACGCGTCAATGCGGCAGACACGCGCTGGCGAACTTTCCATGTGGAAAGGCGCGGCGGCGGCGAACTCGGTGCGAAACGCGGTGTTTGCAAGCCTCGTAGCACAGCGCGGACTAACCGGACCATACCAGCCGTTCGACGGCGAGATGGGTTTCTTCGCGCAGCTGCTGGGCGGCAAACCCTTTGACGATGCCGCGCTGACCTCCCTCACAGACGGTGCCGCTCCGACACGCATACAGGACACCTACATAAAGAAGTGGCCCGTCGAGTATCATGCGCAGAGCGCCGTGGACGCCGCGGTCGAACTGCGAGACGAACTCGGCGGCGACATCAACTTGATAGATTCGATTCACCTCGACACATTCAAGGTGTCGTACGAAATCATCGCGAAAGACCCAGAGAAGTGGGCGCCGAAGACGCGCGAGACTGCCGACCATTCGCTAATGTACATCGTGGCGGCGGCGCTGCTCGACGGCACGGTTACCAAGCATTCGTTCTCGCAGCAGATGCTCGACAGTGCGGACGTCAAGTCGCTGCTGGGCAAAACGACCCTTGAAGAGGACGACGCGCTGACTGAAGGCTATCCGGAAGGCATACCGAATCGCATTACCATCAAGACGAAGGACGGCGGCATGCTGGCGCGCGAGGTGAGCTTCCCGCGCGGGCACGCGATGAATAAGATGACCGATGATGAGGTCGAGCGCAAGTTCATGCTGAATGTCGAGGATGTGTGGACGGAAGAGCAGGCGCGGCGGGTCATCGACTTGGTGTGGCATATCGACGAGCAGCGCGACTTGTCGGCGCTGATGGAGGCGATGCGGATATGA
- a CDS encoding 30S ribosomal protein S12 yields the protein MPTVNQLVRKGRKAKRKKDKAPALRFSFNSLRNRGKRDSGSPQKRGVCTQVRTQTPKKPNSALRKVARVRLTNGMEVTAYIPGEGHNLQEHSVVLIRGGRVKDLPGVRYHIVRGALDTSGVDGRKRGRSKYGSKRN from the coding sequence ATGCCTACTGTGAACCAGTTGGTCAGGAAGGGACGAAAGGCGAAGCGAAAGAAGGACAAGGCTCCCGCGCTGCGTTTTTCGTTCAACTCGCTGCGAAACAGAGGCAAGCGAGATTCCGGCTCGCCGCAGAAGCGCGGCGTATGCACGCAGGTGCGTACTCAGACCCCGAAGAAGCCGAACTCGGCGCTGCGCAAGGTCGCTAGGGTGCGCCTGACAAACGGTATGGAAGTTACAGCTTACATACCGGGCGAGGGCCACAACCTGCAGGAGCACTCGGTCGTGCTGATTCGCGGCGGTCGCGTGAAGGACCTGCCCGGCGTGCGCTATCACATCGTTCGCGGCGCGCTGGATACATCCGGCGTTGACGGACGCAAGCGCGGTCGCAGCAAGTACGGAAGCAAGAGAAACTAG
- a CDS encoding site-specific DNA-methyltransferase, producing MGKRHPRRFHSENNCQANTCYPQVNTVLPTITPTTAPSQPRIECADYRNFLHSLDRNSVDLVLTDPPYSVSRKTGFGSVKTGVQRFAVSMDFGEWDHRQIDLDALAQEAYRVLRRGGTAIVWYDLWKISHLYDALSNAGFKMLRLVVWNKTNPVPLNSKCTYLSNSRETAVVGVKGGSPAFNSAYDSGDYAYPIPRHGGKRIHPTQKPLDLFRELIRKHSERGAMVIDPFLGSGTTAVAALQEGRMFAGCDIDDYYTQAAISRIQEEISEL from the coding sequence CTGGGTAAGCGCCATCCGCGCCGCTTTCATAGTGAAAACAACTGTCAAGCCAACACATGCTACCCGCAGGTCAACACCGTGCTACCTACAATTACCCCAACAACAGCCCCAAGCCAACCCCGCATCGAGTGCGCCGATTATCGCAATTTCCTGCACTCGCTCGACAGGAACTCGGTTGACCTCGTGCTCACTGATCCGCCCTATTCCGTCAGCAGGAAGACAGGCTTTGGCAGTGTCAAGACAGGCGTGCAGCGCTTCGCCGTCTCTATGGACTTTGGGGAGTGGGACCACCGGCAGATTGACTTGGACGCGCTCGCGCAGGAAGCATACCGCGTATTGCGGCGCGGCGGCACGGCGATAGTATGGTACGATTTGTGGAAAATCAGCCACCTGTACGACGCGTTATCGAATGCCGGGTTCAAGATGCTGCGCCTTGTGGTGTGGAATAAGACCAATCCCGTGCCGCTGAACAGCAAGTGCACCTACCTGTCCAACAGCCGCGAGACGGCGGTTGTCGGCGTGAAGGGCGGCAGCCCCGCGTTCAACAGCGCCTACGACAGCGGCGATTACGCATATCCGATACCGAGACACGGCGGCAAGCGCATTCACCCCACGCAAAAGCCGCTCGACCTGTTCCGTGAACTCATACGCAAACACAGCGAGCGCGGCGCGATGGTAATAGACCCGTTCTTAGGCAGCGGCACGACCGCCGTCGCCGCGCTCCAAGAGGGCAGGATGTTTGCCGGCTGCGACATCGACGATTACTACACACAGGCGGCAATATCCCGCATCCAAGAAGAGATTTCTGAGCTATGA